One Owenweeksia hongkongensis DSM 17368 genomic region harbors:
- a CDS encoding adenine phosphoribosyltransferase, with protein MLEQELRDCIKEIPDFPKPGISFKDITPILSNPALCHKCVEAMAEWAKRLNPDIIAGVESRGFMFGFALAQKLNIPFVPIRKPGKLPREVFSCSYDLEYGSATLELHKEDIKPDARVIVHDDLLATGGTVSAAIKLIESAGAEVIAAQFLVELSFLNGDTSFAQKLEKHSLVSY; from the coding sequence ATGTTAGAACAAGAATTAAGAGATTGTATTAAAGAAATTCCCGACTTCCCAAAGCCGGGAATTTCTTTTAAGGACATAACCCCGATTTTGTCAAACCCCGCATTATGCCACAAGTGTGTAGAAGCCATGGCTGAATGGGCAAAAAGGCTGAATCCGGATATAATTGCAGGTGTGGAGTCAAGAGGTTTTATGTTTGGCTTTGCTTTGGCACAAAAGTTAAACATACCCTTTGTACCCATTAGAAAACCAGGAAAGCTTCCTAGAGAAGTGTTTTCCTGCAGTTACGATCTGGAATATGGGTCAGCAACTTTGGAGCTTCACAAAGAAGACATCAAGCCTGATGCAAGAGTAATTGTACACGATGACTTACTTGCCACAGGTGGCACTGTAAGTGCGGCTATCAAATTAATTGAAAGCGCTGGAGCTGAAGTAATAGCTGCCCAGTTTTTGGTTGAGCTATCTTTTCTTAATGGCGACACATCCTTTGCTCAGAAATTAGAAAAGCACAGCCTAGTTTCGTACTAA
- a CDS encoding M20 family peptidase, giving the protein MKKTILIIVLGVVILVTIVLLRTFSFTAPQFSNTLSPVSVKSDGSLLSQAISYETISHKREMRDDSVFLAFHSFLQKSFPKLHRQLTRELVNEHSLLYTWEGADLSKKPLILAAHMDVVPVDYASRNDWDVAPFSGEILEGNIYGRGTIDDKGSLIAIMESIENLINQGFKPDRTIILAFGHDEEIGGNEGAKAMAVILEKRGTRAWMVIDEGGTLANGIVPGIEGTVALIGTSEKGYVSLEVSADMAGGHSSMPEPMNALEAVNRAVHILKENPLPDRFSEPIQGFIDHIGPNLPFVQKMAFANTWLFKPVIYNTYNKSASGAALVHTTQVVTMFNSGLKDNVVPTRARAVVNYRLLPGDNPQDILSRAKDLINDTIVKVTVYDDFAVAASPISDHSSLEFEFLANAIIAVNPNAIVSPYLVLGATDGRYYYNITDKVFRFSPIPLEKEDLNRIHGVNERVSVKGYEKSVSFYATLIKNS; this is encoded by the coding sequence ATGAAAAAAACTATTCTAATTATCGTGCTGGGGGTAGTCATTTTGGTGACTATCGTTCTGCTTAGAACTTTCAGTTTCACAGCTCCTCAGTTTTCAAATACATTATCTCCTGTCAGTGTAAAATCAGATGGGAGTTTATTGTCTCAAGCTATTAGTTATGAGACCATTTCACACAAGCGCGAAATGCGGGATGATAGTGTGTTTTTGGCTTTTCACAGTTTTTTGCAAAAATCCTTTCCGAAACTTCATCGACAGTTGACGAGGGAGCTTGTCAATGAGCACTCATTACTATATACGTGGGAAGGTGCTGATCTTTCAAAAAAACCACTGATTTTGGCGGCACACATGGATGTCGTACCCGTGGATTATGCTTCTAGAAATGATTGGGATGTGGCTCCCTTTTCAGGAGAAATATTAGAAGGAAATATTTACGGAAGAGGAACCATTGACGACAAGGGTAGTCTTATTGCAATTATGGAGTCCATCGAAAATCTAATAAATCAAGGTTTTAAACCTGATAGAACTATAATACTTGCATTCGGACATGATGAGGAAATAGGAGGAAATGAAGGGGCAAAAGCAATGGCGGTAATTTTGGAGAAGCGCGGTACTCGAGCTTGGATGGTAATAGATGAAGGAGGGACGCTAGCTAATGGAATTGTACCGGGAATTGAGGGTACTGTAGCATTAATAGGTACAAGTGAAAAAGGTTACGTTAGTTTGGAGGTTAGTGCAGATATGGCTGGCGGTCACAGTTCTATGCCAGAGCCAATGAATGCACTGGAAGCCGTGAATAGAGCTGTCCATATTTTAAAGGAAAACCCTCTTCCAGATAGATTTTCCGAGCCAATTCAAGGTTTTATTGATCACATAGGTCCTAATTTGCCTTTTGTGCAAAAAATGGCCTTTGCAAATACATGGCTGTTTAAGCCTGTAATTTACAACACTTATAACAAGTCCGCTTCTGGTGCGGCATTGGTGCACACCACACAGGTAGTTACAATGTTTAATAGTGGGTTAAAGGATAATGTGGTGCCAACACGAGCTCGGGCTGTAGTAAACTATCGCTTACTCCCTGGTGATAATCCGCAAGATATATTGAGTCGTGCTAAGGACTTAATCAATGATACAATTGTTAAAGTAACTGTATATGATGATTTTGCGGTTGCTGCATCACCGATATCAGATCATTCAAGTTTAGAATTCGAGTTTTTGGCTAATGCAATAATTGCAGTAAACCCCAATGCGATAGTAAGTCCTTATTTGGTGCTTGGAGCGACCGATGGTCGTTACTATTATAATATTACTGATAAGGTGTTTCGTTTTAGTCCTATTCCTTTAGAGAAAGAAGATTTGAATCGTATTCACGGTGTAAATGAGCGAGTTTCAGTAAAGGGCTATGAGAAGAGTGTTTCATTTTATGCCACACTAATTAAAAACAGTTAA
- a CDS encoding MarC family protein, whose product MNFSIKEIISATMILFAVIDIIGSIPLVISLRKKVGHIQSEKATIVAAGIMIAFLFLGETLLKYLGVDVNSFAVAGALVLLILAMEMILGVDIIKNEEAKSASIVPIAFPLIAGAGTMTTLVSLRAEYEMANIIVAILINCLLVFTVLKSAAWLERKLGSSGLDILRKVFGIILLAIAVKLFSENVQQLFK is encoded by the coding sequence ATGAATTTCAGCATCAAAGAAATCATATCTGCCACCATGATCTTGTTTGCAGTAATTGATATCATCGGTAGTATTCCTCTTGTTATTTCCTTGAGAAAAAAAGTGGGACACATTCAAAGTGAAAAAGCCACCATTGTAGCTGCAGGCATTATGATTGCCTTTTTGTTTTTGGGTGAAACCCTGCTAAAATATCTTGGTGTGGATGTAAACTCATTTGCCGTGGCAGGTGCCTTGGTACTACTTATTTTGGCAATGGAAATGATTCTGGGTGTTGACATTATCAAAAATGAAGAGGCTAAATCGGCTTCTATTGTTCCCATTGCATTTCCGCTAATTGCAGGAGCCGGCACCATGACCACGCTGGTTTCGCTGCGTGCTGAATACGAAATGGCCAATATAATTGTAGCAATTTTGATTAACTGCCTTTTGGTATTTACTGTATTAAAAAGTGCTGCCTGGCTAGAACGTAAGCTTGGCTCATCGGGACTAGACATTCTTCGTAAGGTGTTTGGAATAATCCTTTTGGCTATTGCCGTAAAGCTATTTTCAGAAAATGTGCAGCAACTTTTTAAATAA
- a CDS encoding ribonucleotide-diphosphate reductase subunit beta: MSQQEPILQENKNRYVLFPIEHHDIWEWYKKQEASFWTAEEIDLHQDLTDWENKLNDDERYFIKHVLAFFAASDGIVNENLAENFVNEVQYTEAKFFYGFQIMMENIHSETYSLLIDTYIKDKEDRNRLFTALENFPAIKKKADWAIKWIESDSFAERLIAFAAVEGIFFSGSFCSIFWLKKRGLMPGLTFSNELISRDEGLHCDFAVHLHNKHLINKVPKERIRQILMEALDIEREFITESLPVNLIGMNSKLMTEYLEFVTDRLLVELECEKEYNVSNPFDFMDMISLQGKTNFFEKRVAEYQKSGVVQGQDSQQISFDADF; this comes from the coding sequence ATGAGTCAACAGGAACCAATTTTACAAGAGAACAAAAACCGCTATGTCCTATTTCCTATCGAGCACCATGATATATGGGAGTGGTATAAGAAACAAGAGGCAAGTTTTTGGACGGCTGAAGAAATTGACTTGCACCAGGATTTAACGGATTGGGAAAACAAGCTAAATGACGATGAGCGTTATTTTATAAAGCACGTTTTGGCATTTTTTGCGGCCAGCGATGGTATCGTAAATGAAAACCTTGCCGAAAACTTTGTAAACGAAGTTCAATATACTGAGGCTAAGTTTTTCTATGGTTTCCAGATTATGATGGAAAACATCCACAGCGAAACTTATTCCCTGCTTATCGATACCTATATTAAAGACAAGGAAGATCGTAACAGACTTTTCACAGCTTTGGAAAACTTCCCGGCTATTAAGAAGAAAGCGGACTGGGCTATTAAGTGGATTGAGTCTGACTCATTTGCTGAAAGACTTATCGCCTTTGCTGCGGTTGAGGGCATTTTCTTTAGCGGATCATTCTGCTCTATCTTTTGGTTGAAGAAGCGTGGCCTTATGCCAGGACTTACTTTTAGCAATGAGCTTATCTCTCGTGATGAAGGCCTGCACTGTGATTTTGCTGTGCATTTGCATAATAAGCACTTGATAAATAAAGTGCCAAAAGAGCGTATTAGACAAATACTGATGGAAGCTTTGGATATTGAGCGTGAGTTTATCACCGAGTCTCTTCCGGTAAACCTTATCGGAATGAACTCTAAGCTGATGACCGAATATTTGGAGTTTGTAACCGACCGACTTTTGGTAGAGCTAGAGTGCGAGAAGGAATACAATGTGAGCAATCCATTTGATTTTATGGATATGATTAGCCTTCAAGGAAAAACAAACTTCTTTGAAAAGCGTGTGGCTGAATACCAAAAAAGTGGTGTGGTGCAAGGGCAAGACTCACAGCAAATTTCGTTTGACGCAGATTTTTAA
- a CDS encoding LruC domain-containing protein, with protein sequence MKLSLATLTLAVAFSSCKKDDPETVSVNNNVAHTDEMVVPANFDYQNSRGVDYSFSNISQWGKEKLRLDIYDFSPYGGGGLLESKFLEANGTLTGSVVLANTVKTVYAVLNFPDGSSVMTVIEAQGNSFNYDFSAQKSLRKTAPVSTNCTSGCDQTFNNHSSNVSVNSNDPGLVYCFTGNTTGNININKGGVTVRICGTADINQISLNNGSFLEITDGADVTIKNLSVNSNGTLTVYNADLSIENSFSPSGVVTNYGTLEIEKGLNLNSNADLDNYGTVTVGQNMNVSSTLNNYGTLDIEGNVALNGGSTTLNTCKMMVGGKMDFNAPITIEGYIGVDGKLTVNGGGVVTLKDGGMLEGAEATINNSITGTGAATSLMKVSGKTTINGGGSLNGSLEYCDLDGVETNTGAINAPATLACNVYIATNACNPVGNGSPQIADDDNDGVGNDVDLYPNDPAASGAIYYPSANNFATIAFEDLWPHAGDYDFNDLVVGYNYTMVTNANNEVVRVEGRFVTKAIGAGFTNGFGVQLGCASSAVASVSGNLLTQGFVNESSNGTEQGQTKATIIVFDNAFKTIKDVGGTSFVNTVKTEAIKTPDTLNIQIAFNTAISQGQLGMAPFNPFIFINGERGKEVHLAGHQPTDLVDNSFFGVGADDTQVSNGKFYKTEKNHPWAINVAGDFDYPVEKEDIVTAYSYFATWAQSGGSQSADWYADLSGYRNSTKVY encoded by the coding sequence ATGAAGCTCTCACTTGCAACTCTAACTCTAGCAGTTGCATTTTCTTCTTGTAAAAAAGACGATCCGGAAACTGTTTCGGTAAATAATAATGTAGCCCATACTGATGAAATGGTTGTTCCTGCAAATTTTGATTATCAAAATTCGCGAGGAGTGGATTATAGTTTTTCTAATATTAGCCAATGGGGAAAAGAAAAACTAAGATTAGATATCTATGATTTTTCACCTTATGGTGGAGGTGGTCTTTTAGAGTCGAAATTTTTGGAGGCAAATGGAACGCTTACAGGTTCTGTGGTTCTGGCTAATACGGTAAAAACGGTATACGCTGTGTTGAACTTTCCTGATGGAAGCTCTGTGATGACGGTGATTGAAGCACAAGGAAATAGCTTTAATTATGACTTTTCTGCTCAAAAAAGCCTCAGGAAAACTGCCCCCGTTAGTACTAACTGTACTTCAGGATGTGATCAAACTTTCAATAATCATTCTAGCAATGTAAGTGTAAACAGTAATGATCCTGGGTTGGTTTATTGTTTTACAGGAAATACAACTGGAAATATCAACATTAACAAGGGTGGTGTAACTGTGCGTATATGTGGTACAGCTGATATCAACCAGATAAGTCTAAATAATGGCTCTTTCTTGGAAATCACGGATGGTGCGGATGTTACTATTAAAAACCTTTCGGTAAATTCAAATGGTACGCTTACAGTTTATAATGCTGACTTGTCAATAGAGAATAGCTTTTCTCCTTCAGGTGTAGTTACTAACTATGGAACACTTGAAATTGAAAAAGGCCTTAACCTGAACAGTAATGCTGATTTAGATAATTATGGTACAGTGACCGTTGGACAAAACATGAATGTTAGTTCAACACTGAACAACTACGGAACTTTAGATATAGAAGGGAATGTGGCTCTTAACGGAGGCTCAACTACACTGAATACATGTAAAATGATGGTAGGTGGTAAGATGGATTTCAATGCTCCAATTACAATTGAAGGATATATCGGTGTAGACGGTAAATTGACCGTAAATGGAGGCGGAGTAGTGACACTAAAAGACGGTGGTATGTTAGAAGGTGCGGAAGCAACGATAAACAACTCAATTACTGGAACGGGTGCAGCTACTTCGTTGATGAAGGTGAGTGGTAAAACAACTATTAATGGCGGTGGATCGCTAAACGGAAGTTTGGAGTATTGTGACTTAGATGGTGTAGAAACAAATACAGGAGCAATAAATGCTCCAGCAACTTTGGCATGTAACGTATACATTGCTACGAATGCTTGTAATCCTGTAGGCAATGGAAGCCCACAAATAGCAGATGATGATAATGATGGTGTTGGTAATGATGTTGATCTTTATCCAAATGACCCTGCTGCTAGTGGAGCCATATATTACCCATCTGCTAATAATTTTGCAACTATAGCTTTTGAAGATTTATGGCCACACGCTGGTGATTATGATTTTAATGACTTAGTGGTAGGTTATAATTACACTATGGTAACCAACGCTAATAATGAGGTTGTAAGAGTTGAAGGTAGGTTTGTTACTAAGGCAATAGGAGCAGGTTTTACTAATGGCTTTGGTGTTCAATTAGGTTGTGCGTCATCGGCTGTAGCATCTGTAAGTGGTAATCTTTTGACTCAAGGATTTGTCAACGAATCTTCTAATGGAACTGAGCAAGGGCAAACTAAGGCTACCATAATAGTTTTTGACAATGCTTTTAAAACAATTAAGGATGTAGGTGGAACTAGTTTTGTTAACACAGTAAAAACGGAGGCTATTAAAACCCCGGATACCCTGAATATTCAAATAGCTTTTAATACAGCTATTTCTCAGGGTCAATTAGGTATGGCTCCTTTCAATCCATTTATTTTTATTAATGGAGAAAGGGGCAAAGAGGTTCACTTAGCTGGCCACCAGCCAACTGACTTGGTGGACAACAGCTTTTTTGGTGTGGGAGCGGATGATACGCAAGTATCTAATGGTAAATTTTACAAGACTGAGAAAAACCATCCTTGGGCGATAAACGTTGCTGGTGATTTTGACTACCCCGTGGAGAAAGAGGATATTGTAACAGCATATAGTTACTTTGCTACTTGGGCACAGTCAGGAGGAAGTCAAAGTGCAGATTGGTATGCTGATCTTTCTGGATACAGAAATAGCACAAAGGTTTACTAA
- a CDS encoding DUF3109 family protein, translating to MIAIDKTLISEDILEKAFVCDLSKCKGACCVEGDAGAPLEDSEVLKLEEIYEDVKPYLRKEGVAAIEAQGTSIEDPEDGEWVTPLVSGAECAYVIFDEKGTTKCGIEKAWEEGKVDWRKPVSCHLYPIRITNYPAYDAVNYHKWEICSPACDLGAQLKVPVYKFTKDALVRKYGEDWYKELEEVAEHWPGKI from the coding sequence ATGATAGCCATTGATAAAACTCTTATTTCTGAAGATATTCTTGAAAAAGCCTTTGTGTGCGACCTTTCTAAATGTAAAGGAGCCTGCTGCGTAGAAGGTGATGCTGGTGCTCCGCTAGAAGATAGTGAGGTTCTAAAGCTGGAAGAAATATATGAAGATGTAAAACCTTATCTCCGTAAAGAAGGTGTAGCGGCTATTGAAGCGCAGGGAACTTCTATTGAAGATCCTGAGGATGGCGAATGGGTGACTCCGCTTGTAAGTGGGGCTGAGTGTGCCTATGTTATTTTTGATGAAAAAGGCACGACCAAGTGCGGAATTGAAAAGGCCTGGGAAGAAGGTAAAGTAGATTGGCGCAAACCTGTTTCATGCCATCTGTATCCAATTCGTATTACAAACTATCCCGCCTATGATGCGGTAAATTACCATAAGTGGGAAATCTGCAGTCCTGCTTGCGATTTGGGCGCTCAGCTAAAAGTGCCAGTGTATAAGTTTACTAAAGATGCGCTTGTGCGTAAGTATGGTGAAGATTGGTATAAAGAGCTTGAGGAAGTTGCCGAGCACTGGCCCGGGAAGATTTAG
- a CDS encoding ribonucleoside-diphosphate reductase subunit alpha — protein sequence MYVLKRDGRKESIKFDKITARIQKLCYGLSELVDPTTVAMKVIEGIYEGVTTSELDSLAAEVSASMTTRHPDYAQLAARIAVSNLHKNTTKSFSETMKDLKEYVNPKTGLHSPLIADDVYEIIEKNAAHLDSTLIYDRDFGYDYFGFKTLERSYLLRVNGQIAERPQHMLMRVAIGIHKEDLEAAVETYDLMSKKYFTHATPTLFNAGTPKPQMSSCFLLTMKDDSIDGIYDTLKQCSKISQSAGGIGLSIHNVRATGSYIRGTNGTSNGIVPMLRVFNDTARYVDQGGGKRKGSFAIYLEPWHADIFDFLDLKKNHGKEEMRARDLFYALWTPDLFMKRVKEGGDWTLMDPNECPGLCDVYGEKFEELYTKYEQEGKGRKTVKARDLWGKITESQIETGTPYMLYKDAANEKSNQKNLGTIRSSNLCTEIMEYTAPDEVAVCNLASIALPMYIEEGKFDHQKLYDVTYKVTKNLNRIIDRNYYPVAEARNSNMRHRPVGLGVQGLADTFIKLRLSFTSDEAKQLNKDIFETIYYAALCASKDEAIQDGAYETFEGSPISKGEFQFNMWGISEDDLSGNWDWKALRKEVMEKGVRNSLLLAPMPTASTSQILGNNECFEPYTSNIYTRRVLSGEFIVVNKHLLIDLVDLGLWSEDLKNDIIRANGSIQNIDIIPDNLKEIYKTVWEMSMKDIIDMSADRGWFIDQSQSLNLFMENANIGKLTSMHFYAWEKGLKTGMYYLRTKAASDAIKFTVQKQSKAEVTPVTDSKQTEKIQEKESVQKANSLGEKRVAEMAERVNNFSDEEVIACSIDNPDDCEACGS from the coding sequence ATGTATGTACTAAAAAGAGACGGCAGAAAAGAATCAATAAAATTTGACAAGATTACCGCGAGAATCCAAAAGCTATGCTATGGATTGAGCGAACTTGTAGATCCTACTACGGTAGCCATGAAGGTGATTGAGGGGATTTATGAAGGAGTAACTACCTCTGAGTTGGATAGCCTTGCGGCAGAAGTTTCTGCTAGTATGACTACCCGTCATCCTGATTATGCTCAGCTTGCTGCGCGTATTGCCGTATCTAACTTGCATAAAAATACAACCAAGTCTTTCAGTGAAACCATGAAAGATTTGAAGGAATATGTGAACCCAAAAACGGGATTGCATTCTCCACTTATCGCTGATGATGTGTATGAAATTATTGAGAAAAATGCCGCTCACCTAGATTCTACATTGATTTACGATCGTGATTTTGGATATGATTATTTTGGTTTCAAAACTTTGGAGCGCTCCTATCTTTTACGTGTAAATGGACAGATTGCTGAGCGTCCGCAGCACATGCTTATGCGTGTAGCTATTGGTATTCACAAAGAAGATTTGGAAGCAGCTGTGGAGACTTATGACTTGATGTCTAAAAAGTACTTTACTCATGCTACTCCAACCTTGTTTAATGCCGGTACTCCTAAGCCTCAAATGTCTTCTTGTTTCCTTCTTACCATGAAGGATGATAGTATTGATGGAATTTATGATACGCTTAAGCAGTGTTCTAAAATTTCTCAATCGGCCGGAGGTATCGGTCTTTCTATTCATAATGTGCGCGCTACCGGTTCCTACATTCGCGGTACCAACGGTACTAGCAACGGTATTGTACCAATGCTTCGCGTGTTTAATGATACCGCTCGATATGTAGATCAAGGTGGTGGTAAGCGTAAAGGTTCTTTCGCTATTTATCTAGAGCCTTGGCATGCTGATATCTTCGATTTTCTTGATTTGAAAAAGAATCACGGTAAGGAAGAAATGCGCGCTCGTGATTTATTCTACGCTCTTTGGACACCAGATTTGTTTATGAAGCGCGTGAAGGAAGGTGGTGACTGGACTTTGATGGATCCTAATGAGTGCCCGGGACTTTGTGATGTGTACGGTGAGAAGTTTGAAGAACTTTACACCAAATATGAGCAAGAAGGAAAAGGAAGAAAAACGGTAAAAGCTCGTGACCTTTGGGGTAAAATCACTGAGTCACAAATTGAAACTGGTACTCCTTATATGCTTTATAAGGATGCTGCAAACGAAAAGAGTAACCAGAAAAACTTGGGAACTATCCGTTCTTCAAACTTGTGTACCGAAATCATGGAGTATACTGCTCCCGATGAGGTGGCGGTTTGTAACCTGGCCTCTATCGCACTTCCGATGTACATCGAAGAAGGTAAGTTTGATCACCAAAAGCTTTATGATGTTACCTATAAGGTGACCAAAAACTTGAACCGCATTATTGACCGTAACTACTACCCTGTAGCTGAAGCTCGAAATAGTAATATGCGTCACCGTCCGGTTGGGCTTGGAGTTCAGGGTTTGGCAGATACATTTATTAAGTTGCGTTTGTCATTTACATCTGATGAAGCAAAACAGCTTAACAAGGATATTTTCGAAACCATTTATTACGCTGCGCTTTGTGCTTCAAAAGACGAAGCAATTCAGGATGGTGCTTACGAAACTTTTGAAGGTTCACCAATTAGTAAAGGTGAGTTCCAGTTTAACATGTGGGGCATCAGCGAAGATGACCTTAGTGGAAACTGGGATTGGAAAGCACTTCGTAAGGAGGTGATGGAAAAAGGAGTGCGTAACTCACTTCTTTTGGCGCCAATGCCTACGGCTTCTACTTCTCAGATTTTGGGTAACAACGAATGTTTTGAGCCTTACACAAGTAACATTTATACCCGTAGAGTACTTTCAGGTGAATTCATCGTGGTAAATAAGCACTTGCTTATTGACTTGGTAGATCTTGGTCTTTGGAGTGAAGATCTGAAGAATGACATTATACGTGCAAACGGTTCTATTCAGAATATTGATATCATTCCTGATAACCTGAAGGAGATTTACAAAACCGTATGGGAGATGAGTATGAAAGATATCATCGACATGAGTGCGGATAGAGGTTGGTTTATTGATCAGTCTCAATCTCTTAACCTGTTTATGGAAAATGCAAATATTGGTAAACTTACCTCAATGCACTTTTATGCATGGGAAAAAGGTTTGAAAACGGGTATGTATTACCTCCGTACTAAAGCGGCAAGTGATGCTATTAAGTTTACCGTGCAAAAGCAAAGTAAAGCTGAGGTAACTCCGGTAACCGATAGCAAGCAAACTGAGAAGATTCAGGAAAAAGAAAGTGTACAAAAGGCAAATAGCCTTGGTGAAAAGCGTGTGGCTGAAATGGCTGAGCGTGTAAACAACTTTTCGGATGAAGAAGTGATTGCTTGTTCTATCGACAATCCTGATGATTGCGAGGCTTGCGGATCATAA
- a CDS encoding FG-GAP repeat protein → MIYRFSLPLVFFVVSFFSLNAQQLTFEGDTVSTNDQLGFDVAMTENFGVSAAWQKNIWYQGELKEEAGCVYLHKKEKGEWVYQERITCPEPRKDDSFGRSIAISEDYLVVGAASRNQVAAVGHWAREGAVYIYEYSDEGYVFKHELKSDKLEGDARFGEKVALGGDYLAVVCNYPEIGLNSNKYVGAVLVYKLSKELAPIKIGAFVSASNAGLFDYSVEIYGNTMVLGEEGKRISIYNLEGESVDLKQELLPQEGFESDFGHDVAASDDYIVVGASGGDYDFYGVEFDSSIDSLYSLMMIDDETGRFAMKYIQNNKADMEKYGVSSEVFKKGAKPYETWEEYSARKGGAGAVYVYKKEKDGYKLSQTLMASDRKADDNFGMCVEIEGDLIVVGAFGKASSQGGKDEDRFAGAAYAFKLNKGKWKEVKKYQEQNPKGWDKFGFSVACCKDDIMIGCRLKDVEKDGTLIEDAGTVYFYKKP, encoded by the coding sequence ATGATTTATCGATTCAGTTTGCCTCTCGTATTCTTTGTTGTTTCTTTTTTCAGTTTGAATGCTCAGCAATTAACTTTTGAAGGCGATACAGTTTCTACAAATGATCAGCTTGGTTTTGACGTAGCGATGACAGAAAACTTTGGGGTAAGTGCTGCCTGGCAAAAGAATATATGGTATCAAGGTGAACTAAAAGAAGAAGCGGGTTGCGTGTATTTGCATAAGAAGGAAAAAGGTGAATGGGTTTATCAAGAAAGAATAACCTGTCCTGAACCTAGGAAAGATGATTCTTTTGGAAGGTCAATTGCGATATCAGAGGATTATTTGGTGGTTGGAGCTGCATCTAGAAATCAAGTGGCTGCTGTTGGGCATTGGGCTCGCGAGGGGGCTGTATATATTTATGAGTATTCAGATGAAGGCTATGTTTTTAAGCATGAGCTAAAATCAGATAAGCTGGAAGGAGATGCTCGTTTTGGAGAAAAGGTCGCATTGGGAGGAGATTATCTTGCAGTTGTTTGCAATTACCCTGAAATTGGTTTGAATTCAAATAAGTATGTAGGAGCAGTGTTGGTTTATAAACTTTCAAAAGAGCTGGCCCCAATAAAAATAGGCGCGTTTGTTTCTGCAAGTAATGCGGGTCTTTTTGATTATTCCGTTGAAATTTATGGAAATACCATGGTTTTAGGGGAAGAGGGTAAGCGAATTTCTATTTATAACTTGGAAGGTGAATCGGTTGATTTGAAGCAAGAATTGTTGCCTCAAGAAGGTTTTGAATCTGATTTCGGGCATGATGTAGCTGCGAGTGATGATTATATTGTGGTAGGGGCGTCAGGTGGTGATTATGATTTTTATGGGGTTGAATTTGACTCAAGCATTGATTCGCTGTACTCATTGATGATGATTGATGATGAAACGGGCCGATTTGCCATGAAGTATATTCAAAACAATAAGGCAGATATGGAGAAGTATGGGGTCTCTAGCGAGGTGTTTAAGAAAGGTGCAAAGCCTTACGAAACCTGGGAAGAATACTCCGCCAGAAAGGGTGGAGCAGGAGCTGTTTATGTTTATAAAAAGGAAAAAGATGGATATAAGCTTTCACAAACTTTAATGGCTTCGGATAGGAAGGCTGATGATAACTTTGGTATGTGTGTGGAAATTGAAGGAGATTTAATAGTGGTAGGGGCTTTTGGTAAAGCAAGTAGCCAAGGTGGTAAAGACGAAGATCGTTTTGCAGGTGCGGCCTACGCGTTTAAACTTAACAAAGGAAAATGGAAGGAAGTGAAAAAATATCAGGAACAAAACCCCAAGGGCTGGGATAAGTTTGGTTTTTCGGTTGCGTGTTGCAAAGATGATATAATGATTGGGTGCAGGTTAAAGGATGTGGAGAAAGATGGTACTTTGATTGAGGATGCCGGAACGGTTTATTTTTATAAAAAGCCTTGA